A window from Paraburkholderia acidiphila encodes these proteins:
- the bcsB gene encoding cellulose biosynthesis cyclic di-GMP-binding regulatory protein BcsB: MTVQPAWRALPALLFGGVFATAAHAQATASGNAANSAQTQPAAAAVATAASSSTVTWSLRQLGAQYALNLRGVDGSNTLPVGVRDDQVVSGARLNLRYAYSPALLPDVSHINVLVNDQVAASIAVPKDTAGASLQRTIALPAYLFTSNSKLRLQLIGHYTTQCEDPLHSSLWANISNESTLSLDTQPLAQANDLVRLPKPFFDGQDIRRLNLPVVFAGNPDAAALEAAGAVSSWFGALASYRGADFPVSLSTVPAQGNAVVIVEGAPQAALAGAPLQGPTLAIVGNPNDPNGKLLLVMGRDGKELKQAADALVTGSQTLSGASALITHFADLAPRKPYDAPRWLRTDRPVSFGELIDTKQLSVSGYSPDLIRIGTRVPPDLFGWHAPNVPIDLHYRYTPQPYMVNSSLLFSVSDQFMKSIPLLPLERLEGGEKLRAEVLPDSSLPRQAKLEVPLETLLQPNTQLQFRYMYDYIKQGECRDIIIDNVRGAIDPESTIDLSTYPHYIAMPNLAAFAQAGFPFTRMADLSDTDVVLGANAGPQEYSTYLAVMGRMGESTGYPARGVTVLRGQRIDAMPAAKDLLVIATGADQAWLKDWAPYMPAAYDHGAQFSLSDLPGRVRGWFHSNPRLDTAPGRLSLAWTGPGVSAVLAGFESPKEKGRSVVMLVSNQPEGLKDAVAALLGVPNYDKQPIQGSLVSIRGQQVDSLVGEHTYYVGHLGLWRGLDWWLASLGLSLASLLKALGVAALALLAALGFVALRRRQARRDAAAEARLREKQHAQQ; encoded by the coding sequence ATGACCGTACAGCCTGCATGGCGGGCGTTGCCGGCGCTGCTGTTCGGGGGCGTCTTCGCTACGGCGGCGCACGCTCAGGCCACGGCAAGCGGCAATGCCGCGAACAGCGCACAGACGCAACCCGCTGCGGCCGCGGTGGCCACGGCTGCCTCGTCGTCGACCGTGACCTGGTCGCTGCGGCAACTGGGTGCGCAATACGCGCTCAACCTGCGCGGCGTCGACGGCAGCAATACGCTGCCGGTCGGCGTGCGCGACGATCAGGTCGTGAGCGGTGCGCGCCTGAACCTGCGCTATGCGTATTCGCCGGCTCTGCTGCCCGATGTCTCGCACATCAACGTGCTGGTCAACGACCAGGTGGCGGCTTCGATCGCGGTGCCGAAGGACACGGCCGGTGCGAGCCTGCAGCGCACGATCGCGCTGCCGGCGTATCTGTTCACCTCGAACAGCAAGTTGCGTCTGCAACTGATCGGCCACTACACCACGCAGTGCGAAGACCCGTTGCATTCGAGCCTGTGGGCCAACATCAGCAACGAAAGCACATTGAGCCTCGACACGCAGCCGCTCGCGCAGGCGAACGATCTGGTGCGCCTGCCGAAGCCGTTCTTCGACGGCCAGGACATCCGCCGGTTGAACTTGCCCGTTGTGTTCGCGGGCAATCCCGATGCGGCCGCGCTGGAGGCGGCCGGCGCCGTGTCGTCGTGGTTCGGCGCACTGGCGAGCTATCGCGGCGCGGACTTCCCGGTGTCGCTCTCCACCGTGCCTGCGCAGGGCAACGCGGTCGTCATCGTGGAAGGCGCGCCGCAGGCGGCGCTCGCGGGCGCACCGCTGCAGGGGCCGACGCTCGCCATCGTCGGCAACCCGAACGATCCCAACGGCAAGCTGCTGCTCGTCATGGGTCGCGACGGCAAGGAACTCAAACAGGCGGCCGATGCGCTGGTCACGGGTAGCCAGACGCTCTCGGGCGCAAGCGCGCTCATTACGCATTTCGCCGATCTCGCGCCGCGCAAGCCCTACGACGCGCCGCGCTGGCTGCGCACCGACCGTCCCGTGTCGTTCGGTGAACTGATCGACACCAAACAGTTGAGCGTGTCGGGCTACAGCCCCGACCTCATCCGCATCGGTACGCGCGTGCCGCCCGACCTGTTCGGCTGGCATGCGCCCAACGTGCCGATCGACCTGCATTACCGCTACACGCCGCAGCCGTACATGGTCAACTCGTCGCTGCTCTTCAGTGTCAGCGACCAGTTCATGAAGTCGATTCCGCTGTTGCCGCTCGAGCGCCTCGAAGGCGGCGAAAAGCTGCGCGCCGAAGTGCTGCCCGACAGCAGCCTGCCGCGCCAGGCGAAACTGGAAGTGCCGCTGGAAACGCTCCTGCAGCCGAACACGCAGTTGCAGTTCCGCTACATGTACGACTACATCAAGCAGGGCGAGTGCCGCGACATCATCATCGACAACGTGCGCGGCGCGATCGATCCTGAATCGACGATCGATCTGTCGACGTATCCGCATTACATCGCCATGCCGAATCTGGCCGCGTTCGCCCAGGCGGGTTTCCCGTTCACGCGCATGGCCGACCTGTCCGACACGGACGTGGTGCTCGGCGCCAATGCGGGGCCGCAGGAATACAGCACGTACCTGGCCGTCATGGGCCGCATGGGCGAGTCGACCGGCTATCCGGCGCGCGGCGTCACCGTGCTGCGCGGCCAGCGTATCGACGCCATGCCAGCGGCGAAGGATCTGCTCGTGATCGCCACGGGCGCCGATCAAGCGTGGCTCAAGGACTGGGCGCCGTACATGCCCGCAGCCTATGACCACGGCGCGCAGTTTTCGCTCTCGGATCTGCCGGGCCGCGTGCGCGGGTGGTTCCATTCCAATCCGCGTCTGGACACGGCGCCTGGCCGCCTTTCGCTTGCCTGGACGGGGCCTGGCGTGAGCGCCGTGCTGGCGGGGTTCGAGTCGCCGAAGGAAAAGGGCCGCAGCGTGGTCATGCTGGTCAGCAATCAGCCCGAGGGCCTCAAGGATGCGGTTGCGGCGCTGCTGGGCGTGCCGAACTACGACAAGCAGCCGATCCAGGGCAGCCTCGTGTCGATTCGCGGCCAGCAAGTCGATTCGCTCGTGGGCGAGCACACCTACTACGTCGGGCATCTCGGCCTCTGGCGCGGCCTCGACTGGTGGCTGGCTTCGCTCGGACTGTCGCTGGCTTCGCTGCTCAAGGCGCTGGGTGTCGCCGCGCTCGCGCTGCTCGCGGCGCTCGGGTTCGTCGCTTTGCGGCGCCGTCAGGCACGGCGCGATGCAGCGGCCGAGGCGCGGCTGCGCGAAAAGCAGCACGCGCAACAATAA
- the bcsB gene encoding cellulose biosynthesis cyclic di-GMP-binding regulatory protein BcsB — MNHAYLSPSRARACTRRLAPLWASVLAVLVFGANVARAASGPGAPGASAPAFASQAVAAATPASPEAMQPVAANSADTYTYRIPLLRQNAAQGLTLLGEDAYGGMDFGLRRDERVVSARLVLDYRYSPTLLPTLSHLNVLLNSVVGATIALPEPAPRTSTQVTVDLPVSLLTEFNHLNLELIAHSKASDQGNDPLSPDLWLKASAQSALELTVAPAALASDLSQLPAPFFDARDVRRLNLPVVLPRTPGTRRLESAGIVASWLGAQAGYRGSHFAASLGALPPHGHAVVLALGDELAGLGLAPLAMGGSGGPTLAIVSNPNDPNGKLLLVTGRDEPQLRTAAMALALGAKTLAGPQVRIDGPVSVAPRKPFDAPNWLPGDRPVELGELLPADRFTVQGFRPGAIDVDLRLPPGLFGFNNAGAVLNLRYRYTARPESRHSELRVLAGNTPLAALPLPGDASDGHAVIRIPTYLLPPLTTLQFDYRYEAVKTKDHWQDVPGGPLLSALDPTSTIDISQLPRYTAMPDLGAFTNAGFPFTRLADLSETAVILPAQPVADDYAAYLTLMGSMGQATGYPVLGVTVGDPSQVRTLRNKDLLVLASGDNQPWLTTWRADLPRGFFAPDATPGNWLARWWARLTGGEAQARREADIAALYRSDDHDGMVAGFESPLARGRSVVLVSGNTPDGLSAVVDALQTRHYRVDDTIGGSLVVVNDGILTTLNKDQSYFIGSLPFRLALEWFFASHIVLLLASTLVSVVLIGLLGGVLLHRRALSRLNLDIPQTSQREEGRRGSHV; from the coding sequence GTGAACCACGCTTATTTGTCGCCTTCGCGCGCTCGGGCGTGTACGCGCCGGTTGGCGCCGCTGTGGGCTTCGGTGCTCGCCGTGCTCGTGTTCGGCGCTAACGTTGCGCGGGCCGCGAGTGGGCCCGGCGCGCCTGGCGCATCGGCGCCTGCGTTCGCCTCGCAGGCCGTGGCGGCCGCGACGCCGGCATCGCCCGAGGCCATGCAGCCAGTCGCCGCGAATTCCGCTGACACCTATACCTACCGCATCCCGCTACTCCGGCAAAACGCAGCGCAGGGGCTGACCTTGCTCGGCGAGGACGCTTATGGCGGCATGGACTTCGGCTTGCGCCGCGACGAGCGCGTGGTCAGCGCGCGGCTCGTGCTCGACTACCGCTATTCGCCCACGCTGCTCCCCACGCTCTCGCATCTCAATGTGCTGCTCAACAGCGTAGTGGGGGCGACGATCGCGTTGCCCGAACCCGCGCCGCGCACGTCGACGCAGGTGACGGTGGATCTGCCGGTGTCGCTGCTCACCGAGTTCAACCATCTGAACCTCGAGTTGATCGCTCACAGCAAGGCGAGCGATCAGGGCAATGATCCGCTGAGTCCCGACCTGTGGCTGAAGGCGAGCGCGCAGAGCGCGCTCGAACTGACCGTGGCGCCGGCGGCGCTCGCCAGCGACCTGTCGCAACTGCCCGCACCGTTTTTCGACGCGCGCGACGTGCGCAGGCTGAACCTGCCCGTCGTGCTGCCGCGCACGCCGGGAACTCGCCGCCTCGAATCCGCAGGGATCGTCGCCTCGTGGCTCGGGGCGCAGGCGGGTTATCGCGGCTCGCACTTTGCCGCGAGTCTCGGCGCGCTGCCCCCGCATGGCCATGCCGTCGTGCTGGCGCTCGGCGACGAGTTGGCGGGCCTCGGCCTGGCCCCGCTCGCGATGGGCGGTTCGGGCGGTCCGACGCTGGCGATCGTGTCCAACCCCAACGACCCCAACGGCAAGCTGCTCCTCGTCACCGGCCGCGACGAGCCGCAACTGCGCACGGCGGCGATGGCGCTGGCGCTCGGCGCGAAGACGCTGGCCGGCCCGCAGGTTCGCATCGACGGCCCGGTTTCCGTAGCGCCGCGCAAGCCTTTTGACGCACCGAACTGGTTGCCGGGCGACCGCCCGGTGGAACTGGGCGAACTGCTGCCGGCGGACCGCTTCACGGTACAGGGCTTCCGGCCTGGTGCGATCGACGTCGACCTGCGCCTGCCGCCGGGCTTGTTCGGTTTCAACAACGCCGGCGCGGTGCTGAACCTGCGTTATCGCTATACGGCGCGCCCGGAGTCCCGGCATTCGGAGCTGCGCGTGCTGGCGGGCAATACGCCGCTGGCGGCGTTGCCGCTGCCCGGCGACGCGTCGGACGGCCATGCCGTGATTCGGATTCCTACCTATCTGCTGCCGCCGTTGACGACGCTGCAATTCGACTATCGCTACGAGGCCGTCAAGACGAAGGACCATTGGCAGGACGTGCCCGGCGGCCCGCTGCTGAGCGCGCTCGATCCGACTTCGACGATCGACATTTCGCAGTTGCCGCGCTACACGGCCATGCCGGACCTGGGCGCTTTCACCAACGCGGGTTTTCCGTTCACGCGCCTCGCCGATCTGTCCGAAACCGCGGTGATCCTGCCGGCACAGCCGGTTGCGGATGACTACGCCGCCTATCTGACGCTGATGGGCAGCATGGGGCAGGCCACCGGCTATCCGGTGCTGGGCGTGACGGTAGGCGACCCGTCTCAGGTTCGAACGCTGCGCAACAAGGACCTGCTCGTGCTGGCTTCGGGCGACAACCAGCCCTGGCTCACCACATGGCGCGCCGATCTGCCGCGCGGGTTCTTCGCCCCGGACGCGACGCCGGGCAACTGGCTCGCCAGGTGGTGGGCCAGGCTGACCGGCGGCGAGGCGCAAGCGAGGCGCGAAGCCGATATCGCCGCGCTCTATCGCAGCGACGACCACGACGGCATGGTGGCCGGGTTCGAGTCGCCGCTCGCGCGTGGCCGCAGCGTGGTGCTCGTATCGGGCAATACGCCGGACGGCCTCAGTGCGGTCGTGGACGCGTTGCAAACGCGCCATTACCGCGTCGACGACACGATCGGCGGCAGCCTCGTAGTCGTGAACGACGGCATCCTCACCACGCTGAACAAGGATCAGAGCTATTTCATCGGCTCCTTGCCGTTTCGGCTCGCGCTCGAGTGGTTCTTCGCGAGCCACATCGTGCTGCTGCTCGCGTCGACGCTCGTGAGCGTCGTGCTCATCGGTTTGCTCGGCGGCGTACTCCTGCATCGGCGCGCCCTGAGCCGCCTGAATCTGGACATCCCCCAGACATCGCAACGTGAAGAAGGACGACGAGGTTCTCATGTTTAA
- the bcsA gene encoding UDP-forming cellulose synthase catalytic subunit: protein MILKRKSMRPQRQRAGSGQSDDAGNWDDTLLEAGASLLASRWSRVLVTLAAALLFTSAMTVHLALSKQWVFAILCMGAALALSRMRGRVLTVSLVALSVFISLRYLYWRVTQTLSFTNSLDRTFGYLLLLAEGYAVLMLLCSYFQTLWPLHRRPAPLPADTSDWPTVDVYIPTYNEPLDVVRQSVLAATLLDWPADKLRVYLLDDGRRDEFRAFCEQAGVDYLTRPDNTHAKAGNLNAALPKTSGEFIAVFDCDHVTTRSFLQVCMGWFLKDPKMAMVQTPHVFYSPDPFERNLETYRKVPNEGDLFYGVLQNGNDLWNAAFFCGSCAVLRRSALEDVGGVATESVTEDALTALKMSMKGYNTGYLAIPQAAGLATESLGRHIGQRIRWARGMAEIFRQFNPLLISGLTIAQRLCYLSAMMHFFFGLPRIVFLITPMAFLFFGAHVFHASALMVLAYVVPHLVISSISASRIQGRFRHSYWSEVYETVLAWYVILPALQAVLRPGSRGFNVTSKGGVIRQSFLDWAMARPYIVLLIINLAGFAVGVAGLIRSPGWPEAMSILFNLVWVTYNVMNLSAAAGVAAESKQLRLTPRVQIELPAAVRLADGSRVMCQTSDYSQGGLGLVLPENAPLPQRGERVVVSVFRDDYEGKFPAEVQVCRGRTVGVSFPALTIDQERDLMRVTFSRADSWVGSWGRYRPDRPLRSLFEVLGVGMRGLKELGRHLLMGGRERFARSAEAQASELGSKQS, encoded by the coding sequence ATGATCCTCAAACGCAAATCGATGCGGCCGCAACGACAACGCGCCGGTTCGGGGCAAAGCGACGACGCCGGAAACTGGGACGACACACTGCTGGAAGCAGGGGCGTCGCTTCTCGCGTCGCGCTGGTCGCGCGTGCTCGTGACGCTGGCGGCCGCGCTGTTGTTCACGTCCGCGATGACGGTCCACCTCGCGCTGTCGAAGCAGTGGGTATTCGCCATCCTTTGCATGGGTGCCGCGCTCGCGCTGAGCCGCATGCGCGGCCGCGTGCTCACGGTGTCGCTGGTGGCGTTGTCGGTGTTCATTTCGTTGCGCTATCTGTACTGGCGCGTGACGCAGACGCTGTCCTTTACCAATTCGCTGGACAGGACGTTCGGCTATCTGCTGCTGCTGGCCGAAGGCTATGCGGTGCTCATGCTGTTGTGCAGCTACTTCCAGACGCTCTGGCCGCTGCATCGCCGGCCTGCGCCGCTGCCGGCCGACACCTCGGACTGGCCCACGGTGGACGTGTATATCCCTACGTACAACGAACCGCTCGATGTGGTGCGGCAGTCGGTGCTGGCCGCAACATTGCTCGACTGGCCGGCCGACAAGTTGCGCGTGTACCTGCTCGACGACGGCCGGCGCGACGAGTTCCGCGCATTCTGCGAACAGGCCGGCGTGGATTATCTGACGCGTCCCGACAACACGCACGCGAAAGCGGGCAATCTCAACGCGGCGCTGCCGAAGACGAGCGGCGAGTTCATCGCCGTGTTCGACTGCGATCACGTCACCACGCGCTCGTTTCTGCAGGTCTGCATGGGCTGGTTCCTGAAAGATCCGAAGATGGCGATGGTGCAGACGCCGCACGTGTTCTATTCGCCCGATCCGTTCGAGCGCAACCTCGAAACCTACCGGAAGGTGCCCAACGAGGGCGACCTGTTCTATGGCGTGCTGCAAAACGGCAATGACCTCTGGAACGCCGCGTTTTTCTGCGGTTCCTGCGCGGTGCTGCGCCGCTCCGCGCTCGAGGATGTGGGTGGCGTGGCGACCGAAAGCGTCACGGAAGACGCGCTGACCGCGCTCAAGATGAGCATGAAGGGCTACAACACGGGCTACCTCGCCATTCCTCAGGCTGCCGGTCTTGCCACCGAGAGCCTGGGCCGGCACATCGGCCAACGGATTCGCTGGGCGCGCGGCATGGCAGAAATCTTCCGCCAGTTCAACCCGCTGTTGATCTCGGGGCTGACGATTGCGCAGCGGCTGTGCTACCTGAGCGCGATGATGCACTTCTTCTTCGGCTTGCCGCGCATCGTGTTCCTGATCACGCCCATGGCCTTTCTGTTCTTCGGCGCGCATGTCTTTCATGCGTCGGCGCTCATGGTGCTGGCCTACGTCGTACCGCATCTCGTGATTTCGAGCATCAGCGCGTCGCGCATTCAAGGCCGCTTTCGCCATTCGTACTGGAGCGAAGTCTACGAAACAGTGCTCGCGTGGTACGTGATTCTGCCCGCGCTCCAGGCCGTGCTGCGTCCCGGCAGCCGGGGCTTCAACGTGACGTCCAAGGGCGGGGTGATCCGCCAGTCCTTCCTCGATTGGGCGATGGCGCGGCCCTATATCGTCCTGCTGATCATCAATCTCGCCGGATTCGCGGTGGGTGTGGCCGGTTTGATCCGCAGCCCCGGCTGGCCCGAGGCGATGAGTATTTTGTTCAACCTGGTCTGGGTGACCTACAACGTCATGAATCTGAGCGCGGCGGCCGGCGTGGCGGCCGAGTCGAAACAGCTGCGTCTCACGCCGCGCGTGCAGATCGAGTTGCCGGCCGCCGTCCGGCTGGCCGACGGGTCCCGCGTCATGTGCCAGACCAGCGACTATTCGCAGGGCGGCCTGGGACTGGTGCTGCCCGAGAACGCGCCGTTGCCGCAACGCGGCGAGCGCGTCGTGGTCTCGGTGTTTCGCGACGACTACGAGGGCAAGTTTCCCGCCGAGGTCCAGGTGTGCCGCGGCCGCACCGTGGGCGTGAGTTTCCCGGCCCTGACGATCGATCAGGAACGCGACCTGATGCGCGTGACGTTCTCGCGCGCCGATAGCTGGGTTGGCTCCTGGGGCCGCTATCGTCCCGACCGGCCGCTGCGCAGCCTGTTCGAGGTGCTTGGCGTCGGCATGCGCGGCCTGAAGGAGTTGGGCCGCCATCTGTTGATGGGCGGACGCGAGCGTTTCGCACGTTCAGCCGAGGCGCAGGCGAGTGAGCTGGGATCGAAGCAATCGTGA
- the bcsR gene encoding BcsR/BcsP family cellulose biosynthesis protein, with translation MSSASDIANLFEVADASAFQYREVERAEQSQGLRGRWSTLTAAEPEPVAPAPMAMQGDAADCADVPVATATPDTLPDALHPQTPQPAACPIAAAASEPPPVEEAAPEQPVVQATPEPVVAAQQSAALSSVFARLMERNEPRADVAQRGAP, from the coding sequence ATGAGCAGTGCATCGGACATTGCGAATCTTTTCGAGGTAGCGGACGCAAGCGCTTTTCAGTACCGGGAAGTAGAAAGGGCGGAGCAGAGTCAAGGTCTGCGTGGGCGCTGGTCTACGCTGACCGCAGCGGAGCCGGAACCCGTTGCGCCCGCACCAATGGCGATGCAGGGCGACGCAGCTGATTGCGCCGATGTTCCCGTTGCGACCGCTACACCCGATACGTTACCCGACGCGCTCCACCCGCAGACACCGCAGCCGGCCGCGTGCCCCATTGCCGCGGCCGCTTCGGAACCTCCCCCGGTTGAGGAGGCCGCGCCCGAGCAGCCCGTCGTTCAAGCCACGCCCGAGCCTGTCGTCGCCGCGCAGCAGTCGGCCGCGCTGAGCAGTGTGTTTGCGCGCCTCATGGAACGCAACGAGCCTCGCGCCGATGTCGCGCAACGCGGGGCGCCATGA
- the bcsD gene encoding cellulose biosynthesis protein BcsD — protein MPAPQWRPFVSFLTQELTQNLTPRFLTQLMRTAGGQFARHAVLAEAHTVATMREAMNQVWGELDWGQVEIREAQDWLVLTHYHAPLKAVFGAENVVWAGAFLEGAYEAWMHQLGADSQLRMTTAGPADASGTMVFLFGK, from the coding sequence ATGCCAGCACCGCAATGGCGTCCGTTCGTGTCGTTCCTCACGCAGGAGTTGACACAGAACCTGACGCCCAGGTTTCTGACTCAGCTCATGCGTACCGCGGGCGGCCAGTTCGCCCGTCACGCTGTGCTGGCTGAGGCGCACACCGTGGCCACGATGCGCGAGGCCATGAATCAGGTTTGGGGCGAGCTGGACTGGGGGCAGGTCGAGATACGCGAGGCTCAGGACTGGCTGGTGCTCACGCATTACCACGCGCCGCTCAAGGCCGTATTCGGCGCGGAGAACGTGGTGTGGGCCGGGGCCTTCCTCGAAGGGGCCTATGAAGCATGGATGCACCAGCTGGGCGCCGATTCGCAGTTGCGAATGACCACGGCAGGCCCTGCGGATGCGTCGGGAACGATGGTTTTCCTGTTCGGCAAGTAG
- a CDS encoding MFS transporter — MANPDLVESEPKGAHVVAAQASPCDKLVIRTQPTTVDRPCQRKRLALAATILGSSMAFIDGSVVNVALPSIQSELAASVAAMQWVVNAYLLFLGSLVLVGGSMGDKLGRRTVFIAGIALFTLASAACGLAPNAAALIAARAVQGMGAALLVPSSLAIIGAVFDDAARGRAIGTWAGVGAITSAVGPVAGGWLVDAFSWRAIFFLNVPLAAITIALAMSSVPNSHRIDAPGRLDWPGSLAAAGGLGTLTFGLTEASARGFQHPLVLGAMGAGVLVLAAFVMIEARSASPMMPLDVFRSRDFTGANLVTLLLYFGLGGAFFFLPFTLIRAHGYTATEAGAALLPVPVIIGLLSRFTGSLTSRFGSRALLTVGPGVAGIGFTLLALPFAGGGYWAGFFPALAVLGLGMTITVAPLTTTVMGSVSSERTGVASGINNAVARVASLLAVAVLGIVFVWSHQAALTARLDALHVTQDARERKPLLEPGERGETISGDAHGLQETLMARAEAEALIDALRAVAAVSAACAFAAAGIAAAAIQPRKRTANVCT, encoded by the coding sequence TTGGCCAACCCGGATCTTGTTGAAAGCGAGCCGAAGGGTGCGCACGTCGTCGCGGCGCAGGCGAGCCCGTGCGACAAGCTCGTGATCCGCACGCAGCCCACCACCGTCGACCGCCCGTGCCAGCGCAAGCGACTCGCGCTCGCGGCGACGATTCTGGGTTCGAGCATGGCGTTCATCGACGGCTCTGTCGTCAATGTCGCACTACCGTCCATTCAGAGCGAACTCGCTGCGAGCGTCGCGGCGATGCAATGGGTCGTCAACGCGTATCTCCTCTTTCTCGGGTCCCTCGTGCTGGTCGGCGGCTCGATGGGGGACAAACTGGGCCGCCGCACGGTGTTTATCGCCGGCATTGCGCTTTTCACGCTGGCGTCGGCCGCTTGCGGCCTCGCGCCGAACGCGGCGGCGCTGATCGCCGCGCGCGCGGTGCAAGGCATGGGCGCGGCACTGCTCGTGCCCAGCAGTCTCGCGATCATCGGCGCGGTGTTCGACGACGCCGCGCGTGGGAGGGCCATCGGCACCTGGGCGGGCGTTGGCGCGATCACATCGGCAGTGGGGCCCGTGGCGGGCGGCTGGCTCGTCGATGCGTTTTCGTGGCGCGCGATCTTTTTCCTGAATGTCCCGCTTGCCGCGATAACGATCGCGCTCGCCATGTCATCGGTGCCCAACAGCCACCGGATCGATGCGCCCGGGCGGCTCGACTGGCCAGGCTCGCTGGCCGCGGCAGGGGGCCTCGGCACGCTCACGTTCGGGCTGACCGAGGCGTCGGCGCGAGGCTTCCAGCATCCGCTCGTGTTGGGCGCGATGGGCGCAGGCGTGCTCGTGCTCGCTGCATTCGTCATGATCGAAGCCCGCAGCGCGAGCCCCATGATGCCGCTCGACGTGTTCCGCTCGCGCGATTTCACCGGCGCGAATCTCGTCACGCTGCTGCTTTACTTCGGGCTTGGCGGCGCATTCTTCTTCCTGCCGTTCACGCTGATCCGCGCGCATGGCTACACCGCGACCGAAGCGGGCGCCGCGCTACTGCCGGTGCCTGTCATCATCGGGTTGCTGTCGCGCTTCACCGGCTCACTGACGAGCCGCTTCGGCTCACGCGCGTTGCTGACCGTGGGGCCGGGCGTTGCCGGAATCGGCTTCACGCTGTTGGCGTTGCCGTTCGCGGGCGGCGGCTACTGGGCCGGATTCTTTCCGGCGCTCGCGGTGCTTGGGCTCGGCATGACGATTACCGTCGCGCCGCTCACCACAACCGTGATGGGCTCGGTGTCGAGCGAGCGCACTGGCGTCGCGTCCGGCATCAATAATGCCGTTGCGCGCGTGGCGAGCCTGCTGGCGGTTGCGGTGCTTGGCATCGTGTTCGTGTGGTCGCATCAAGCGGCGCTCACGGCGCGGCTCGACGCGTTGCATGTGACGCAGGATGCGCGCGAGAGGAAGCCGTTGCTGGAGCCTGGCGAGCGAGGGGAAACGATATCGGGCGACGCTCACGGTCTGCAGGAGACGCTGATGGCGCGTGCAGAAGCGGAGGCCCTGATCGACGCGCTGCGCGCCGTTGCCGCTGTGTCGGCCGCTTGCGCGTTCGCTGCAGCCGGGATTGCTGCGGCAGCCATACAGCCGCGCAAACGCACTGCAAACGTTTGCACCTGA